ACTGCGGGAACTGATCGGCACGCCAAGTAAGCTCGTCCAGCAAAAAGTCGTTGACCACATCGACAGCCATTGTGCAGATTTCATCGCGGAATCGCCATTTGTGCTGCTCGGCACAGCGGATGCCGATGGCAATGCGGATGTCTCGCCTAAAGGCGACCCCGCCGGGTTTATCGAGGTCTATAACGAAAAGACCCTGCTCATTCCAGATCGCCCTGGTAATCGTCTGGCCGATACACTGACCAACATCCTGCAAAACCCGCATATGGGTATGATCTTCCTCGTCCCTGGCAGGCGAGAATCCTTGCGCGTCAATGGTACAGCCCAAATTGTATGCGACGATGAT
The Phototrophicus methaneseepsis DNA segment above includes these coding regions:
- a CDS encoding MSMEG_1061 family FMN-dependent PPOX-type flavoprotein, with translation MTTEFKHIIRTEEELRELIGTPSKLVQQKVVDHIDSHCADFIAESPFVLLGTADADGNADVSPKGDPAGFIEVYNEKTLLIPDRPGNRLADTLTNILQNPHMGMIFLVPGRRESLRVNGTAQIVCDDDQRERFSMNGKPPQLLIAVTVEEAFFHCAKCVVRSDLWGDKTNSRNMHEMAVALVEQAKVDFTIEDMESMLEEDANELY